In the genome of Spirochaetia bacterium, one region contains:
- a CDS encoding 4Fe-4S binding protein — MIYPIYTELTECRDCYKCVRACPVKAIQVKDGSAVVVHERCIYCGTCVGVCPAHAKKIRDDLPRVQLFLEKNENIFCSLAPSYVSEFEGLDEALLIGLKRLGFAHISETAIGATLVSACVDKVARNTAGGTCNWISTACPSVVKMVKKYYPGLAGQLAPIPSPLQMHSAFLRKIYGKDIGIVFVGPCIAKKGEADEHPGYPDFALTFEELRRWLNQKGIDLPALQRLVDTGQAFVPPFEPAAAAETTSYPVEGGMLASLDWSSDPFQSKAVALSGAKQIVSALAGLQDKASSEFLELLACDGGCINGPGTREFHGVAEKKKITSHHTQQRLVRKNDLFKIPEDFIDYALEKGYGILEKAELPLASEKPFVRNAHSEEEILQALHALGKFNESDQLNCGGCGYNTCRDMACAYLDGMAEPEMCVTKMRKEAQNKIDVLLRTIPMGVVMVDDQLRIVDCNSGFLHLFGDIDYDIDGEIIDLIGGLPVERFVSFTDKFRQQFDTKRGHQFMLRHKDKFLRVTFFSVENHHLVGALFEDITSPTVRRETVVKKAEVVIQKSLETVQQIASLLGENAADTEITLNSLIEAFQVPDAEHEDGFTSDTLEDVP; from the coding sequence ATGATATATCCTATCTATACTGAACTTACTGAATGTAGGGATTGCTACAAATGTGTCAGGGCTTGCCCTGTGAAAGCTATCCAGGTAAAGGATGGCAGTGCCGTAGTCGTCCATGAACGATGCATCTATTGCGGTACCTGCGTGGGGGTTTGTCCTGCCCATGCGAAGAAAATACGAGATGATCTTCCTCGAGTACAATTGTTTCTGGAAAAGAATGAAAATATATTCTGTTCTCTTGCTCCTTCCTATGTTTCTGAGTTTGAAGGTCTGGATGAAGCCTTGCTCATAGGTCTCAAGAGGCTTGGCTTTGCCCATATCAGCGAGACTGCCATCGGAGCAACATTGGTAAGTGCCTGCGTGGACAAGGTTGCCCGGAATACAGCCGGCGGAACGTGCAATTGGATTTCGACAGCATGCCCATCCGTGGTCAAGATGGTCAAGAAATACTATCCGGGACTTGCAGGTCAGCTTGCACCGATACCCTCTCCACTGCAGATGCACAGTGCATTCCTGCGGAAGATATACGGGAAGGACATCGGTATTGTCTTCGTGGGACCTTGCATTGCCAAGAAAGGTGAAGCAGATGAACATCCGGGATATCCGGATTTTGCCTTGACTTTCGAAGAGCTTCGCAGATGGCTGAACCAAAAGGGAATCGACCTTCCTGCCTTGCAGCGGCTGGTTGACACAGGACAGGCTTTTGTTCCGCCTTTTGAACCTGCTGCGGCAGCAGAAACCACTTCATATCCGGTGGAAGGCGGTATGCTTGCAAGTCTTGATTGGAGCAGTGATCCATTTCAGTCCAAGGCTGTTGCCCTGAGTGGGGCGAAACAGATAGTATCGGCATTGGCCGGATTGCAGGACAAGGCTTCTTCTGAATTCCTGGAACTGCTTGCTTGTGATGGTGGATGCATCAATGGGCCGGGTACCAGGGAATTTCATGGGGTTGCTGAAAAGAAAAAGATAACCTCGCACCATACCCAGCAGAGACTAGTCAGAAAGAACGATCTTTTTAAAATTCCTGAAGATTTTATTGACTATGCGCTGGAAAAGGGATATGGCATACTTGAAAAGGCGGAATTGCCTCTGGCTTCAGAGAAACCTTTTGTCAGGAATGCCCATAGTGAGGAAGAAATACTGCAGGCTCTGCATGCGTTGGGTAAATTCAATGAAAGTGACCAACTCAACTGCGGGGGATGTGGATACAATACATGCCGTGATATGGCGTGTGCCTATCTGGATGGCATGGCCGAACCGGAGATGTGCGTGACGAAGATGCGTAAAGAGGCTCAGAATAAGATTGATGTCTTGCTGAGAACGATTCCCATGGGCGTCGTAATGGTGGATGACCAGCTTCGCATCGTCGACTGCAACAGTGGCTTCCTGCATCTTTTTGGGGATATCGACTATGATATCGACGGTGAGATCATTGATTTGATCGGAGGATTGCCTGTTGAACGTTTTGTCAGCTTTACCGACAAGTTCCGGCAGCAGTTTGATACCAAGCGTGGACATCAGTTCATGCTCCGACATAAGGACAAATTCCTGCGTGTAACGTTCTTCAGCGTTGAGAATCATCATCTTGTCGGAGCGCTTTTCGAGGATATAACCAGTCCGACTGTCAGGAGGGAAACAGTGGTAAAGAAGGCTGAAGTCGTCATACAGAAAAGTCTTGAGACTGTGCAGCAGATTGCTTCCTTGTTGGGTGAGAACGCAGCAGATACTGAGATTACACTTAATTCCTTGATTGAGGCATTTCAGGTCCCTGATGCAGAACATGAGGATGGCTTTACTTCAGACACCTTGGAGGATGTGCCATGA
- a CDS encoding SpoIIE family protein phosphatase: MNDVFIDVDYSQVYKHGQQIGGDVFLLSRNPERNQIVAILSDGLGSGVKANVLASLTAHMAHKLSFSPMDLTHSARIIMDTLPVCKERKISYSTFSIADIRYTMGNHDIDVNFIEYDNPEALIFRGIENIDWKGRTIDLQREGAFKKELLHTISLKLSIGDRLVMFSDGVTQAGLGLSLPLGWRHSGVTKFVQDAILANPMISSRKLTSAVVNKALGLDGLASRDDITCACIYVRRPRRTLIVTGPPFEKKSDVILGEKIRAFEGRKIVSGGTTALIVSRLFDKQLKVDLSCWSPDVPPISYMDGIDLVTEGMLTLSKVAKVLEEKIPVYTLPDNAVKKFMEILMDSDQVHFIVGTKINEAHQDPNIPVEIGIRRTIIGRLRKALEVNYLKETSQEYL; this comes from the coding sequence ATGAATGATGTCTTTATCGATGTCGATTACTCACAGGTCTACAAGCATGGGCAGCAGATAGGAGGTGATGTATTCCTGCTTAGTCGGAATCCTGAAAGGAATCAGATTGTCGCTATTCTCAGTGATGGACTAGGAAGTGGAGTAAAAGCCAATGTGCTTGCTTCGTTGACTGCCCATATGGCACATAAACTGAGTTTTTCTCCGATGGACCTTACTCATTCGGCAAGAATAATCATGGATACGCTTCCTGTCTGCAAGGAAAGGAAAATAAGCTATTCGACTTTTTCCATAGCGGATATCCGCTATACGATGGGGAACCATGACATTGATGTGAATTTCATAGAGTATGATAATCCTGAAGCACTGATTTTTCGAGGAATAGAAAACATCGATTGGAAAGGCAGGACCATTGATCTGCAGCGGGAAGGAGCTTTCAAGAAGGAACTGCTCCATACGATCAGTCTTAAATTGTCCATCGGTGATCGTCTGGTCATGTTCAGCGATGGGGTAACACAGGCAGGCCTTGGCCTTTCGTTACCACTTGGTTGGAGGCACTCCGGAGTGACAAAATTCGTCCAGGATGCCATTCTTGCAAATCCGATGATAAGTAGCCGGAAACTTACTTCTGCAGTTGTCAATAAAGCTTTGGGATTGGATGGCCTTGCTTCGCGGGATGATATTACCTGTGCCTGTATCTATGTCAGGAGACCGAGAAGAACCCTTATTGTCACAGGGCCGCCGTTTGAAAAGAAAAGCGATGTGATTCTAGGTGAAAAGATCAGGGCTTTCGAAGGTCGGAAAATTGTTTCAGGTGGTACGACAGCTTTGATTGTAAGCCGTTTGTTTGACAAGCAGCTTAAAGTCGATCTTTCCTGTTGGTCACCTGATGTTCCTCCGATTTCGTATATGGATGGGATTGATTTGGTTACTGAGGGAATGTTGACGCTTTCCAAGGTTGCAAAGGTCCTCGAAGAAAAGATTCCTGTCTATACGTTGCCGGATAATGCAGTCAAAAAGTTTATGGAGATACTGATGGATAGTGACCAGGTCCATTTTATTGTCGGTACAAAGATCAATGAAGCACACCAAGATCCGAATATTCCTGTGGAAATTGGTATCAGACGTACTATAATAGGAAGACTCCGCAAGGCTCTTGAGGTAAACTATCTCAAGGAAACCAGTCAGGAGTATCTATAA
- a CDS encoding (2Fe-2S) ferredoxin domain-containing protein, with protein MKKKEKVKVNICVGTSCFVQGGADLLLYNDFLDPALLDRCEIAGCSCFEACKKLEAASGKESKPPFVSINGVLHGSVDPNTLAALIAEAVNA; from the coding sequence ATGAAGAAAAAAGAGAAAGTCAAAGTCAATATTTGCGTCGGGACATCTTGTTTTGTCCAGGGCGGGGCGGATTTGCTTCTGTACAATGATTTTTTGGATCCCGCTTTGCTTGACAGGTGTGAAATTGCGGGCTGTTCCTGCTTTGAGGCGTGCAAGAAGCTGGAAGCTGCTTCAGGCAAGGAAAGTAAACCTCCGTTTGTTTCTATCAACGGCGTACTTCATGGCAGTGTTGATCCGAATACGCTGGCAGCCCTGATAGCGGAGGCTGTCAATGCTTGA
- a CDS encoding monomeric [FeFe] hydrogenase, which translates to MLELNNQYNLVKRRVHTEVVKEFLEGRLEADVDKIPFRIIPKDAVPSRCCIYKERAMVRYRIMALLGVNIEQDDDELKPLSAYVHEALEKDAAPVPVLTTIATACSACPRDQFKVSDACRGCFARPCLANCPRDAIVFKNGQACIDQDRCVRCGKCMEVCPFHSIIHIPVPCEGACPVNAIRKNEKGFVEIDYTKCISCGNCARSCPFGAIVERSGLFPVLKMLNDPEMKTVAMIAPAIDGQFPGTLGQIKAALLEAGFDEVAEVSEGAETTSVHEAKEVVKRLEEGEPFMTTSCCPAYMELVARHQPYLKTKCSDAQSPMAYTADICRQRYPGYKTIFIGPCLAKRIEAVRLGTVDGVITFSELAALFIAKDIDVREMEEADMGKVEEFQDCRNFALTSGVAGCVVSRVKDQREVRTMCINGLDKKTVKMMGVWEQRPPVADLVEVMTCEGGCINGPGCIVKPALAMRLRNGRAVTPVKSARTRP; encoded by the coding sequence ATGCTTGAACTCAACAACCAATATAATTTGGTAAAGCGACGAGTTCATACTGAAGTCGTAAAAGAATTCTTGGAAGGTAGGCTTGAAGCTGATGTTGATAAGATTCCTTTCAGGATCATTCCGAAGGATGCAGTACCCAGCAGATGCTGTATCTATAAAGAAAGGGCAATGGTCCGTTATAGGATCATGGCACTTCTCGGTGTCAATATCGAACAGGATGATGATGAACTGAAACCACTCTCAGCCTATGTCCATGAAGCATTGGAGAAAGATGCCGCGCCAGTTCCTGTGCTCACGACTATCGCAACTGCCTGCAGTGCCTGTCCCCGAGACCAGTTCAAGGTAAGTGATGCCTGTAGAGGTTGCTTTGCCCGACCTTGTCTTGCAAATTGTCCTAGGGATGCCATCGTGTTCAAGAACGGACAAGCCTGCATAGACCAGGACCGTTGTGTCCGTTGCGGCAAGTGCATGGAGGTCTGTCCTTTTCATAGTATCATTCATATCCCGGTACCTTGCGAAGGCGCTTGTCCCGTCAATGCCATACGTAAGAATGAAAAGGGATTTGTTGAGATTGACTATACGAAATGCATCAGTTGCGGCAATTGTGCCAGGTCCTGTCCTTTTGGAGCAATTGTCGAGAGAAGCGGGCTTTTCCCTGTGCTGAAAATGCTGAATGATCCTGAGATGAAGACCGTGGCAATGATTGCACCTGCCATAGACGGACAGTTTCCCGGTACGCTCGGCCAGATCAAGGCTGCGCTTCTGGAAGCGGGCTTTGATGAAGTGGCTGAGGTCAGTGAGGGAGCAGAGACAACTTCTGTCCATGAGGCAAAGGAAGTTGTCAAACGTCTTGAAGAAGGTGAACCCTTCATGACTACAAGTTGTTGCCCGGCCTACATGGAGTTGGTGGCACGTCATCAGCCATACTTGAAGACGAAATGCAGTGATGCACAGTCCCCTATGGCTTATACTGCTGATATCTGCAGACAGCGTTATCCTGGCTACAAGACAATATTCATCGGTCCTTGCCTTGCCAAGCGCATTGAAGCAGTCCGGCTCGGTACTGTGGATGGGGTCATCACATTCAGTGAACTTGCTGCCTTGTTCATTGCCAAGGATATCGATGTCAGGGAAATGGAAGAAGCTGATATGGGCAAAGTGGAAGAATTCCAGGATTGTCGGAATTTTGCACTTACCAGCGGAGTTGCCGGCTGTGTCGTTTCCCGAGTCAAGGATCAGAGGGAAGTCAGGACCATGTGTATCAATGGATTGGACAAGAAAACTGTCAAGATGATGGGAGTCTGGGAACAGAGGCCTCCGGTGGCAGACCTCGTTGAGGTCATGACCTGTGAAGGCGGATGTATCAATGGACCTGGCTGCATCGTGAAGCCTGCACTTGCGATGAGACTTCGGAACGGACGTGCGGTTACCCCTGTCAAATCTGCCAGGACCCGACCGTGA
- a CDS encoding GAF domain-containing protein, which yields MNSIVSQLEALLDPWNAQLPVRYAGLSNAIPVLRQLLGAVRGLNWVGFYVVDSSSLLLGPFFGNVACVRISYGAGVCGKAWKEKKSILVPDVRLFSGHIACDANSRSELVVPIVSRGQVVALIDADSVVTEAFSLEDAQVVEQAAAVIAERLFYVSAT from the coding sequence GTGAATTCCATTGTTTCCCAACTTGAGGCCCTGCTGGATCCTTGGAATGCCCAGTTGCCTGTGCGGTATGCCGGTCTTTCCAATGCCATTCCGGTTCTCAGACAGTTGCTTGGAGCCGTACGGGGGCTGAATTGGGTGGGGTTCTATGTCGTCGATAGCTCTTCGCTTTTGCTTGGCCCTTTTTTCGGAAACGTTGCCTGTGTTCGTATTTCTTACGGCGCAGGTGTCTGTGGTAAGGCTTGGAAGGAAAAGAAAAGCATCCTGGTCCCTGATGTGCGATTGTTTTCCGGTCATATTGCCTGTGATGCCAATTCCCGAAGTGAATTGGTCGTGCCGATAGTGAGCAGAGGGCAAGTAGTCGCTTTGATTGATGCGGATTCAGTGGTAACAGAAGCTTTTTCCCTTGAGGATGCCCAGGTCGTGGAGCAGGCGGCTGCCGTTATTGCAGAACGTCTGTTTTATGTGTCGGCTACTTGA
- the thrS gene encoding threonine--tRNA ligase, translating to MAEKKDEHLQMIRHSMAHVMAEAVLEMFPGAQIAIGPAIDTGFYYDFELPRQLLESDLDEITERMKAIIKQDKQFVRIEVSREEARKRFADQKYKLELLDAIPEGDTISLYNQGGFTDLCRGPHVASTKELHPDAFKLMSIAGAYWRGDEKNQMLTRIYGTAWNNAKELRLYLKEVEEAAKRDHRKLGKELDLFSLHEEAGPGLVYWHPKGARIRQVIEDFWRKEHYKNGYEMVYTPHVGKSWLWETSGHLDFYHDGMYPPMKMDNADYYVKPMNCPFHIMIYNNSKHSYRDLPCRWAELGTVYRYEKAGALHGLLRVRGFTQDDAHLIVTPEQMNDEISEVLRFSLYMLHSFGFEDIKAYLSTRPAKAVGEPARWDAATEALRGAIERAGLEYDVDEGGGAFYGPKIDLKIKDAIGRRWQLSTIQFDFNLPERFKMTFVDKDGIEKRPYMIHRALLGSIERFFGVLLEHYAGAFPPWLAAEQVRIIPIAEACNAYCTELEKKLREKEFRVSVDLGNDRMNAKIRNAQNQKIPYMLIVGEREMENGLMSVRLRTGKQENWGTFDQFVEKLQKVIDSKQQV from the coding sequence ATGGCAGAGAAAAAAGACGAACACCTGCAGATGATACGTCATTCAATGGCTCATGTCATGGCAGAGGCTGTGCTTGAGATGTTCCCCGGTGCCCAGATAGCAATCGGGCCTGCAATCGATACGGGATTCTACTATGACTTTGAATTGCCCCGTCAGTTGTTGGAGTCCGATCTTGATGAGATTACCGAACGGATGAAGGCAATTATCAAGCAGGACAAGCAATTTGTCCGTATTGAGGTTTCCCGAGAAGAAGCAAGGAAACGTTTTGCAGATCAGAAGTATAAGCTTGAACTGCTTGATGCTATCCCTGAGGGGGATACGATTTCCTTGTATAACCAGGGTGGTTTTACAGATCTGTGCAGAGGCCCTCATGTTGCATCTACCAAGGAGCTTCATCCCGATGCTTTCAAGCTGATGAGCATTGCCGGTGCTTATTGGAGGGGGGATGAGAAAAACCAGATGTTGACCCGCATCTATGGTACGGCTTGGAACAATGCCAAGGAGCTTCGTCTGTATCTCAAGGAAGTGGAAGAAGCTGCAAAGCGAGATCATAGGAAATTGGGCAAGGAACTTGATTTGTTTTCTCTTCATGAGGAAGCCGGTCCTGGCTTGGTATATTGGCACCCCAAAGGGGCACGCATACGTCAGGTAATTGAGGATTTCTGGCGGAAAGAGCACTATAAGAATGGTTATGAGATGGTGTATACACCTCATGTAGGTAAATCATGGCTATGGGAAACCAGCGGACACCTGGATTTTTACCATGATGGTATGTATCCTCCGATGAAAATGGATAATGCGGATTACTATGTCAAGCCGATGAATTGTCCTTTTCATATCATGATTTACAACAACTCCAAGCATTCCTACAGAGATCTTCCTTGCAGATGGGCTGAACTGGGTACTGTCTACAGGTATGAAAAGGCAGGCGCTCTCCATGGTTTGCTCAGGGTAAGGGGCTTTACTCAGGATGATGCACATCTTATCGTTACTCCTGAACAGATGAATGACGAAATCAGCGAAGTGCTACGGTTCAGTCTATATATGCTCCATAGCTTCGGGTTTGAAGACATAAAGGCATATCTTTCTACTCGCCCAGCAAAGGCTGTAGGAGAACCTGCCCGTTGGGATGCCGCTACGGAAGCTTTGCGTGGTGCAATTGAAAGGGCAGGACTTGAATATGACGTAGATGAAGGCGGCGGAGCTTTCTATGGTCCGAAGATTGATTTGAAGATCAAGGATGCCATCGGACGCAGATGGCAGCTTTCTACCATTCAGTTTGATTTCAACTTGCCTGAAAGATTCAAGATGACATTCGTTGATAAGGATGGTATAGAAAAGCGTCCATACATGATTCACAGGGCATTGTTGGGTTCCATTGAAAGGTTCTTTGGTGTACTTCTTGAGCATTATGCAGGAGCATTTCCTCCTTGGTTGGCTGCTGAACAGGTGCGGATCATACCAATTGCAGAGGCTTGTAATGCATATTGTACTGAACTGGAGAAGAAGCTGAGGGAGAAGGAATTCAGAGTATCTGTCGATCTTGGCAACGACCGTATGAATGCAAAGATAAGGAATGCCCAGAACCAGAAGATTCCATATATGCTGATAGTCGGCGAAAGGGAAATGGAAAACGGGCTTATGTCTGTGAGACTTCGGACTGGAAAGCAGGAAAACTGGGGTACTTTCGATCAGTTCGTTGAGAAACTGCAGAAGGTCATTGATTCCAAGCAACAGGTCTGA